A genomic stretch from bacterium includes:
- the cobT gene encoding nicotinate-nucleotide--dimethylbenzimidazole phosphoribosyltransferase, with amino-acid sequence MSAALFPAVPPLDAGAMEAARRRWATRAEPPGALGRLEDLAVHLAGVAGRCPPPVPSAPAVAVFAGDHGVVADGASAWPSAVTAAMVETMSAGGAAICVLAGTVGASLTVVDVGVASPLEHLVNVRHERVRPGTASIARGPAMTVTEAAAAVEVGSRIAGELVESGADCLIGGDMGIGNTTAAAALIGVACGRAAEDVMGSGAGIPALGREHKQRLIAAAMRQTEGCADPLELLARLGGLEIAALAGFYITATGRRTPFIVDGAIACSALCAADLLSPGTARHAIAGHLSAEPAAAIALEHLGLRPLLDLDLRLGEGTGACLAFPLVRAAAAALGQMAELPTEGPAA; translated from the coding sequence GTGAGCGCCGCTCTGTTTCCCGCGGTGCCACCGCTGGACGCCGGGGCCATGGAGGCGGCTCGCCGGCGTTGGGCCACCCGGGCGGAGCCGCCCGGCGCACTCGGACGCCTGGAGGATCTGGCCGTCCATCTCGCAGGGGTGGCCGGCCGCTGCCCCCCACCGGTGCCGTCGGCCCCGGCCGTGGCGGTATTCGCCGGTGACCACGGCGTCGTCGCGGACGGGGCGAGCGCCTGGCCGTCAGCGGTCACCGCGGCGATGGTGGAGACCATGAGCGCAGGCGGCGCCGCGATCTGCGTGCTCGCCGGCACCGTCGGGGCGTCGCTCACCGTGGTGGACGTCGGTGTGGCGTCTCCTCTGGAGCATCTGGTGAACGTGCGCCACGAGCGGGTACGCCCCGGCACCGCCAGCATCGCCCGCGGCCCGGCCATGACCGTCACCGAGGCCGCTGCCGCTGTGGAGGTGGGAAGTCGTATCGCCGGCGAACTCGTCGAATCCGGCGCCGACTGCCTCATCGGGGGAGACATGGGAATCGGCAACACGACAGCCGCCGCTGCGCTCATCGGCGTCGCCTGCGGGCGAGCCGCCGAGGACGTCATGGGCTCGGGTGCCGGCATCCCGGCTCTCGGCCGGGAGCACAAGCAGCGACTGATCGCCGCCGCCATGCGGCAGACCGAGGGGTGTGCCGACCCGCTGGAATTGCTCGCCCGCCTCGGCGGACTGGAGATCGCCGCCCTCGCCGGCTTCTATATCACCGCTACCGGGCGTCGCACACCCTTCATCGTCGACGGCGCCATCGCCTGCTCGGCGCTCTGCGCGGCCGACCTGCTGAGCCCCGGCACGGCACGCCATGCCATCGCCGGGCATCTCTCCGCCGAGCCCGCGGCGGCCATAGCCCTGGAACATCTGGGGCTGCGGCCGCTCCTGGACCTCGATCTCCGCCTCGGCGAGGGAACGGGCGCCTGCCTCGCCTTCCCGCTGGTGAGGGCGGCCGCAGCAGCTCTGGGGCAGATGGCGGAACTGCCCACCGAGGGACCCGCGGCGTAG
- a CDS encoding DUF1778 domain-containing protein, which translates to MEQHKGRTRSARLEVRTTPEDRRLIDKAVAACGVGLTEFVVSNLTTAARQVLADRTEFVLDPEAQEAWEELNRRPARDLPGLREFMARPSPFADE; encoded by the coding sequence ATGGAGCAGCACAAGGGTCGGACTCGTAGTGCGCGCCTGGAGGTCCGGACGACCCCGGAGGATCGGAGGCTGATCGACAAGGCAGTCGCCGCCTGCGGAGTTGGCCTGACCGAGTTCGTCGTATCCAACCTAACGACGGCGGCGCGTCAGGTACTGGCGGACCGCACCGAGTTCGTTCTCGATCCCGAGGCGCAGGAGGCCTGGGAGGAGTTGAACCGACGCCCCGCGCGTGACCTGCCGGGGCTCCGCGAGTTCATGGCCCGCCCATCACCCTTTGCCGACGAGTGA
- the cbiB gene encoding adenosylcobinamide-phosphate synthase CbiB translates to MSALAGRCGAVAAGLLLDRLAGEPPAEAHPVAWFGHLMEWLEERIWADSRRRGIAYAAVGVAVGILAGRLLRSVTTAVAFSVAGRELRRVAAGVGEAAARGDLERARAELPALVGRNPGDLGTSGVAAAVIESVAENSVDAVVAPAFWAVVSGAPGVLAYRAINTMDAMVGHRNEHYRRFGWAAARLDDLANYVPARIFAALVAAVVPERAREVLAAVRRDAPAHPSPNAGVAEAAVAGALGRELGGPLRYGPILENRAPLGTGPRPTPADVPRAVDIADRVERVLLAVLGLAWLLGAGRRAPSAGRLGP, encoded by the coding sequence GTGAGCGCGCTCGCCGGGCGCTGCGGGGCGGTTGCGGCCGGCCTGCTACTGGACCGCCTCGCCGGGGAGCCGCCCGCCGAGGCGCACCCGGTGGCGTGGTTCGGGCACCTCATGGAATGGCTCGAGGAGCGGATCTGGGCAGACAGCCGGCGGCGCGGGATCGCATACGCCGCCGTGGGCGTCGCGGTGGGCATCCTGGCGGGCCGACTGCTGCGCTCGGTGACAACAGCCGTGGCGTTCAGCGTTGCCGGACGGGAACTCCGACGTGTCGCGGCCGGAGTCGGCGAGGCCGCCGCGCGGGGGGATCTCGAGCGAGCCAGAGCGGAACTCCCGGCGCTCGTCGGGCGGAATCCCGGCGATCTGGGCACCTCGGGCGTGGCGGCCGCCGTCATCGAGTCAGTGGCCGAGAACAGCGTCGACGCCGTGGTCGCTCCCGCCTTCTGGGCGGTTGTGTCCGGTGCGCCCGGCGTCCTCGCCTACCGGGCGATCAACACGATGGACGCCATGGTCGGCCACCGCAACGAGCACTACCGCAGGTTCGGCTGGGCGGCCGCCCGCCTCGACGACCTCGCCAACTACGTGCCGGCCAGGATCTTCGCCGCGCTGGTCGCCGCCGTCGTCCCCGAGCGAGCGCGGGAGGTCCTCGCCGCGGTGCGCCGTGACGCTCCGGCCCACCCGTCGCCGAACGCGGGGGTCGCCGAGGCGGCCGTGGCCGGTGCCCTCGGCCGGGAACTCGGCGGTCCGCTGCGTTACGGCCCGATCCTCGAGAACCGCGCCCCGCTGGGGACCGGTCCACGCCCCACTCCCGCCGACGTGCCCCGTGCCGTCGACATCGCCGACCGCGTCGAGCGAGTGCTGCTGGCCGTGCTGGGGCTCGCCTGGCTGCTGGGTGCCGGCCGGCGAGCACCGAGTGCGGGGAGACTCGGCCCGTGA
- a CDS encoding helical backbone metal receptor has product MFRHRLVLILVSILALGGLLAAACSGSDESPTTAATAPAAEPVPAPEPAPAPPEAPEPAPATPEPAPAPPEPSEDEPPPDTTATEEPAPATVGDEPAEDTEAESPAKDSATGEPEAESAEALSFPVTITSDGGTWTLESQPQRIVSLSPTATEILFTIGAGPQVVAVDNWSAYPPEAPTTDLSGFDPNIEAITAYEPDLVVIANDSNELVAGLTALDIPVLISPSPFDIEGGYASVETLGLATGYASEAAEVSGWMRSEIAAALADAPVVPIRIYHELDDTHFSVSSNSFLGAVYAALGTVNIADPADTDGYGYPQLTEEYIIEADPELIIITDLLAYGAEDVAARPGWETVTAVRDGNILVVDADIASRWGPRLPQFIGAVAEALATIAAAS; this is encoded by the coding sequence ATGTTCCGACACCGCCTCGTTCTCATTCTCGTCTCGATCCTGGCGCTGGGAGGGCTACTCGCCGCAGCGTGCAGCGGCAGCGACGAGTCACCGACCACGGCAGCAACCGCACCGGCAGCCGAACCCGTCCCGGCTCCCGAACCGGCCCCCGCACCGCCGGAGGCTCCCGAACCTGCGCCTGCAACACCCGAGCCGGCACCCGCACCACCCGAGCCGTCCGAGGACGAGCCACCGCCGGACACCACGGCCACCGAGGAGCCGGCACCGGCGACCGTCGGCGACGAACCCGCGGAGGACACCGAAGCGGAATCGCCGGCCAAGGACAGCGCGACCGGCGAGCCGGAGGCGGAGTCCGCCGAGGCCCTGTCATTCCCCGTCACGATCACCTCCGACGGGGGAACCTGGACACTCGAGTCGCAGCCCCAGCGCATCGTGTCGCTGTCACCGACGGCGACGGAGATCCTCTTCACCATCGGGGCGGGACCGCAGGTGGTGGCGGTGGACAACTGGTCCGCCTACCCGCCCGAGGCACCGACCACCGACCTGTCGGGCTTCGATCCGAACATCGAGGCCATCACCGCCTACGAACCCGACCTGGTGGTTATCGCCAACGACAGCAACGAACTGGTCGCCGGCCTCACGGCGCTGGACATCCCGGTGCTGATCAGCCCGAGCCCGTTCGACATCGAGGGAGGCTACGCGTCGGTGGAGACACTCGGACTCGCCACGGGTTACGCCAGCGAGGCGGCCGAGGTCAGCGGGTGGATGCGTTCGGAGATCGCGGCCGCCCTCGCCGACGCACCGGTCGTGCCCATCCGCATCTACCACGAACTGGACGACACACACTTCTCAGTCAGCTCCAACAGCTTCCTCGGGGCCGTCTACGCGGCGCTCGGCACGGTGAACATCGCCGACCCGGCCGACACCGACGGCTACGGATACCCGCAGCTCACCGAGGAGTACATCATCGAGGCCGATCCCGAGTTGATCATCATCACCGACCTGCTGGCCTACGGCGCGGAGGACGTGGCCGCCCGGCCGGGCTGGGAGACGGTGACCGCGGTCCGCGACGGCAACATCCTGGTGGTAGACGCCGACATCGCCTCCCGATGGGGCCCTCGCCTGCCGCAGTTCATCGGCGCCGTCGCCGAAGCGCTGGCGACGATCGCCGCGGCGTCCTAG
- a CDS encoding adenosylcobinamide amidohydrolase yields MTVPVEPVLRVADAAPRGVLVWRWPATVGAISSAAVGGGSSRPGWVINVGVDSGYGRTDLAGHAAEVATGLDLPGRGVALFTAASVNRPARSAAGGVTVHATVGVSHPTWAAAPEAGNGSAEVLIPEGSRPGPGPAVPPTPGTINLVIQVPVSLAGGAAVNAVITATEAKTQALVEAGVDGTGTATDAVVVAWPSSTGHSEHFAGPRSPWGERIARCVHAAVREGLAT; encoded by the coding sequence ATGACAGTGCCGGTCGAGCCGGTCCTGCGCGTGGCGGACGCGGCGCCGCGTGGCGTGCTGGTCTGGCGCTGGCCGGCGACCGTCGGCGCGATCTCCTCTGCAGCTGTGGGGGGCGGATCGAGCCGGCCCGGCTGGGTGATCAACGTGGGCGTGGACTCGGGCTACGGGCGCACCGACCTGGCCGGCCACGCCGCCGAGGTCGCCACCGGGCTCGACCTCCCGGGCCGGGGCGTGGCGCTCTTCACCGCCGCAAGCGTGAACCGACCCGCTCGCAGCGCTGCCGGCGGCGTCACCGTGCACGCCACCGTCGGCGTCAGCCACCCCACCTGGGCCGCGGCTCCTGAGGCCGGCAACGGATCCGCCGAAGTTCTGATTCCTGAGGGGTCGCGGCCGGGCCCGGGGCCCGCCGTCCCGCCGACGCCCGGGACTATCAATCTCGTCATCCAGGTCCCGGTGTCGCTGGCCGGGGGCGCGGCCGTGAACGCCGTGATCACGGCAACGGAGGCCAAGACCCAGGCGCTGGTCGAGGCGGGCGTCGACGGCACCGGTACCGCCACCGACGCGGTCGTGGTGGCGTGGCCGTCCTCGACAGGACACTCCGAGCACTTCGCCGGCCCTCGCTCGCCTTGGGGAGAACGAATCGCGCGCTGCGTGCATGCGGCGGTGCGAGAGGGACTCGCGACATGA
- the cobO gene encoding cob(I)yrinic acid a,c-diamide adenosyltransferase: MTSDEAPLTDRPYEQRQLRSAPSLVLVNTGDGKGKSTAAFGTILRALAQGWPVAVVQFLKSGDWNTGEEKTCRGLGVEWYSAGDGFTWDSEDLDETKAKAVAAWEFSAGLVAAGTHRLVVLDEISYAMTWGWIAADEVAAALAGRPEQVSVILTGRDMAAEVVEAADTVTEMVSVKHAFDGGIRAKKGIDY, translated from the coding sequence GTGACCAGCGACGAAGCCCCCCTTACCGACCGCCCCTACGAGCAGCGCCAACTGCGCTCGGCGCCCTCGCTGGTGCTGGTCAACACCGGCGACGGCAAGGGCAAGTCCACGGCCGCGTTCGGCACGATCCTGCGGGCCCTCGCCCAGGGTTGGCCGGTGGCGGTGGTGCAGTTCCTCAAGAGCGGCGACTGGAACACCGGCGAGGAGAAGACCTGCCGCGGCCTGGGCGTGGAGTGGTACTCGGCCGGTGACGGCTTCACCTGGGACTCCGAGGACCTCGACGAGACCAAGGCGAAGGCGGTGGCGGCTTGGGAGTTCTCAGCAGGGCTGGTGGCGGCCGGCACCCACCGGCTGGTGGTACTGGACGAGATCAGCTACGCCATGACCTGGGGATGGATCGCCGCAGACGAGGTGGCGGCGGCATTGGCCGGGCGCCCCGAGCAGGTCAGCGTGATCCTGACCGGCCGCGACATGGCGGCGGAGGTCGTCGAGGCAGCCGACACGGTCACCGAGATGGTGAGCGTGAAGCACGCCTTCGACGGCGGCATCCGGGCCAAGAAGGGGATCGACTACTGA
- a CDS encoding aminotransferase class I/II-fold pyridoxal phosphate-dependent enzyme, producing MDSLDRVVPPSGRHGGDGPAVARALGLDPGSLLDLSQNLNPFAPDVATLAALHLGELRRYPDPAAASRLLAGAMGVDPARLVLTNGAAEAIGLVAGEIGGRVQSEPEFGLHPRGDAGPVWRSDPHNVALRVLPPRVRRDAGPVWRSDPHNPSGRLAGSDDAADVWDEAFYALATGRWTAGRDGVVVGSLTKTFACPGLRLGYLIADDVARFAHRQPQWSVGSLALALLADLLERADPVGWATAVAGARRDLVELLETRGLTVQAADAPWVLVQAPGLREALAPHGVLVRDCAGFGLRGTARIAVGDAGDLARLAAALDRAGFTDEAADTGLGAAPGAAGNGAGTGRRPDIAATVSDAGDSAVGGRAADGGGRSRREPVERFLG from the coding sequence GTGGATTCGCTCGATCGAGTTGTGCCGCCGTCGGGGCGGCATGGCGGTGACGGGCCGGCGGTGGCGCGGGCGCTGGGGTTGGATCCGGGATCGCTGCTGGACCTGTCGCAGAACCTGAACCCCTTCGCCCCCGACGTGGCGACGCTGGCGGCATTGCATTTGGGGGAGTTGCGGCGCTATCCCGATCCGGCGGCGGCCAGCCGGCTGCTGGCCGGGGCGATGGGGGTGGATCCCGCCCGGCTGGTGCTCACGAACGGAGCCGCCGAGGCAATCGGGCTCGTGGCGGGCGAGATCGGTGGGCGTGTTCAATCCGAGCCGGAGTTCGGGCTGCATCCCCGTGGCGACGCGGGGCCGGTCTGGCGCAGCGACCCGCACAACGTGGCGCTGCGCGTCTTGCCGCCCCGGGTGCGCCGCGACGCGGGGCCGGTCTGGCGCAGCGACCCGCACAACCCCTCCGGGCGCCTGGCCGGGTCGGACGACGCGGCCGACGTATGGGACGAAGCGTTCTACGCCCTGGCCACCGGGCGCTGGACGGCCGGGCGCGACGGCGTCGTGGTGGGCTCGCTGACCAAGACGTTCGCCTGCCCGGGGCTGCGGCTGGGCTACCTCATCGCCGACGACGTGGCCCGGTTCGCGCACCGGCAACCGCAATGGTCGGTGGGCTCGCTGGCGCTTGCGTTGCTTGCGGATCTGCTGGAGCGCGCCGACCCGGTGGGCTGGGCGACGGCCGTCGCCGGGGCGCGCCGTGACCTGGTGGAACTCCTCGAGACACGGGGTCTCACGGTGCAGGCCGCCGACGCTCCCTGGGTACTGGTGCAGGCCCCTGGCTTGCGGGAGGCCCTCGCCCCGCACGGCGTCCTGGTACGGGACTGCGCCGGCTTCGGACTGCGCGGGACGGCGCGGATCGCCGTCGGCGACGCCGGTGATCTGGCACGCCTGGCGGCGGCACTGGACCGTGCCGGCTTCACCGACGAGGCCGCCGACACAGGACTCGGCGCGGCGCCCGGCGCTGCCGGCAACGGCGCCGGGACCGGGCGGAGGCCCGACATCGCGGCCACCGTGTCCGACGCGGGCGACTCGGCCGTCGGCGGGCGCGCCGCAGACGGCGGTGGTCGGAGCCGCCGAGAGCCGGTCGAGCGCTTCCTGGGCTAG
- a CDS encoding bifunctional adenosylcobinamide kinase/adenosylcobinamide-phosphate guanylyltransferase: MIALVLGGASSGKSLVAEELAGSLGGAVTYVATAVPDPGDADHLARIAAHRTRRPADWVTVECAAAADLAGHLRRLDGVALVDSLGTWIALKPGFDVAEETADLLAAVAQRDAPTVLVSEEVGLAVHPPSEAGRRYVEAVGALNQRIAAVADTVLLVVAGRALELPSPQGGSC, encoded by the coding sequence ATGATCGCGCTGGTGCTCGGTGGAGCCAGCTCCGGCAAGTCACTCGTGGCCGAGGAGCTCGCCGGATCCCTCGGTGGCGCCGTCACGTACGTGGCCACCGCCGTGCCGGACCCTGGAGACGCCGACCATCTGGCACGAATCGCCGCCCACCGGACGCGCCGCCCGGCCGACTGGGTGACGGTGGAGTGCGCCGCTGCGGCCGACCTGGCGGGCCATCTTCGGCGGCTCGACGGCGTGGCGCTGGTGGACTCGCTCGGCACCTGGATCGCCCTGAAGCCAGGCTTCGACGTGGCAGAGGAGACCGCCGACCTGCTGGCAGCCGTCGCGCAGCGAGATGCCCCGACCGTGCTGGTCTCCGAGGAGGTGGGCCTCGCCGTGCACCCGCCGAGCGAAGCGGGGCGGCGCTACGTGGAAGCCGTCGGGGCACTCAACCAGCGGATCGCTGCAGTCGCCGACACGGTGCTGCTGGTCGTGGCCGGTCGGGCCTTGGAGTTGCCGTCACCGCAGGGCGGGTCGTGCTGA
- a CDS encoding N-acetyltransferase codes for MTGRYPPPRLLAPGDDLDGFECRSETQTQWLHRHARQAHGTGTTRVFVVTAPPGSRVVAYYAWCMAAIATPDAPERLRRGAGRYPQPVALLARLGVSIQHEGRGLGAGLLRDVIRRTARAGQEIGCRGLLVHAETTDARSFYLRAVPEFESSPTDRLHLVLLMKDIHRLFRD; via the coding sequence GTGACCGGCCGATACCCGCCGCCGCGCCTGCTGGCGCCCGGCGACGATCTCGACGGCTTCGAGTGCCGCTCCGAGACACAGACCCAGTGGCTCCACCGGCACGCCCGGCAGGCGCACGGCACCGGTACGACAAGGGTGTTCGTCGTCACCGCGCCGCCCGGCTCGAGGGTCGTGGCCTACTACGCATGGTGCATGGCGGCCATCGCAACCCCGGACGCCCCCGAGCGACTGAGGCGCGGGGCCGGCCGGTACCCCCAGCCCGTCGCCCTTCTCGCCCGCCTCGGCGTATCGATACAGCACGAGGGGCGGGGCCTCGGTGCCGGACTGCTGCGCGACGTCATCCGCCGGACGGCCCGGGCAGGCCAAGAGATCGGGTGCCGTGGCCTGCTGGTCCACGCCGAGACCACCGACGCCCGATCCTTCTACCTCCGAGCGGTCCCGGAATTCGAATCATCACCCACCGACCGGCTCCATCTCGTGCTGCTGATGAAGGACATCCACCGACTGTTCCGGGACTGA
- a CDS encoding iron ABC transporter permease translates to MARPPAPDSAERATGRAFRLPPLAAAGTLVALAAVALLSATTGAAGLAFGDVLASLVDRLPLVDVDSPLSSRQEGILFQIRLPRLVLGMLVGGSLAMAGAAYQGVFRNPLADPYLLGVSAGAGFGAVLALGFGLDVGWGPFDALPAAAFLGALVAVTASAAIARGAWRSPATLLLGGIAMAAFFSAAQTYAIGRLSETRTREVLSWLFGQLSTSGWRQVWILLPYVVVCGMIVLLHRRHLDVLRVGDDEARSLGLNPGRARLVVIASASLLTAAAVSVSGLIAFVGLVVPHIVRLLVSHSYRVIVPLSALGGAAFLALVDTGARTLTAPAELPVGVITAFVGAPFFALVLWRGVRKVAA, encoded by the coding sequence ATGGCCAGACCGCCCGCGCCGGACAGCGCCGAGCGGGCCACCGGGCGCGCCTTCCGGCTGCCCCCGCTGGCCGCCGCGGGCACGCTGGTGGCCCTAGCGGCGGTGGCGCTACTCAGCGCCACGACCGGTGCGGCAGGTCTGGCGTTCGGCGACGTGCTGGCCAGCCTCGTGGACCGCTTGCCGCTCGTCGACGTGGACTCACCACTCAGCAGCCGCCAGGAGGGCATCCTGTTCCAGATTCGCCTGCCCCGGCTGGTGCTGGGCATGCTCGTGGGCGGCTCGCTGGCCATGGCAGGAGCCGCCTACCAGGGGGTGTTCCGCAACCCGCTGGCGGATCCGTACCTGCTGGGCGTCTCGGCAGGCGCCGGGTTCGGGGCGGTCCTAGCGCTGGGTTTCGGCCTCGACGTGGGCTGGGGGCCATTCGATGCCCTGCCGGCGGCGGCGTTCCTGGGAGCCCTGGTCGCGGTGACGGCTTCGGCGGCCATCGCCCGGGGCGCCTGGCGCTCACCGGCCACCCTGCTGCTCGGGGGCATCGCCATGGCGGCGTTCTTCTCGGCGGCGCAGACCTACGCCATCGGCCGGCTCAGCGAGACGCGCACCCGCGAGGTGCTGTCGTGGCTGTTCGGCCAACTCAGCACGAGCGGCTGGAGACAGGTTTGGATCCTGCTGCCCTACGTGGTGGTCTGCGGGATGATCGTGCTGCTGCACCGCCGGCACCTCGACGTGCTTCGGGTCGGCGACGATGAAGCGCGCTCGCTGGGCCTGAACCCCGGCAGGGCGCGACTCGTGGTGATCGCCTCGGCGTCGCTGCTGACGGCTGCGGCGGTGTCGGTCAGCGGCCTCATCGCCTTCGTCGGCCTCGTCGTGCCGCATATCGTCCGGCTGCTGGTGAGCCACAGCTACCGGGTGATCGTGCCGCTCTCGGCGCTCGGGGGGGCGGCCTTCCTGGCGCTCGTGGACACTGGCGCCCGCACGCTGACCGCCCCCGCCGAGTTGCCGGTCGGTGTGATCACCGCGTTCGTGGGCGCCCCGTTCTTCGCCCTGGTGCTGTGGCGCGGCGTCCGGAAAGTGGCGGCATGA
- a CDS encoding ABC transporter ATP-binding protein gives MTSAAAASTIATEPAGAHALTCRGVRVTFGETEALRGVDLHLAAGEWLGLIGPNGAGKSTLLRAIAGLVTHDGTVALDCGRRPEGTDVALVPQIPILPEGMSVAEYALLGRSPHLGWLAVESRRDRRIVASVLERLDLQQFADRPVTHLSGGETQRVVLARALTQQAPILLLDEPTSALDLGHRDAVLELIDDLRCNDGISVVAAMHDLGTAARFADRLALIDRGRIVADGPPQSVLVPGRLSDVYATPLSVHTVAGEIVVLPAPRTRQEHLP, from the coding sequence ATGACCTCGGCGGCAGCGGCCTCGACCATAGCGACCGAGCCGGCCGGCGCCCACGCCCTCACCTGCCGCGGCGTGCGCGTGACGTTCGGCGAGACCGAGGCGCTGCGCGGCGTGGACCTGCACCTGGCAGCCGGGGAGTGGCTCGGCCTGATCGGCCCCAACGGCGCCGGAAAGTCCACACTGCTGCGGGCCATCGCCGGGCTGGTGACCCACGACGGCACCGTGGCGCTGGACTGCGGCCGGCGGCCCGAAGGGACCGACGTGGCCCTCGTGCCGCAGATCCCGATCCTGCCCGAGGGCATGTCAGTGGCCGAGTACGCCCTGCTGGGGCGCAGCCCTCATCTGGGCTGGCTGGCGGTCGAGTCGCGCCGTGATCGCCGCATCGTGGCGTCGGTGCTGGAGCGCCTCGACCTGCAGCAGTTCGCCGACCGCCCCGTGACGCACCTATCCGGCGGGGAGACCCAGCGGGTCGTCCTCGCCCGAGCGCTCACCCAGCAGGCCCCGATCCTGCTGCTGGACGAACCCACCAGCGCCCTGGACTTGGGCCACCGGGACGCCGTGCTGGAGTTGATCGACGACCTGCGATGCAACGACGGGATCTCGGTCGTCGCCGCCATGCACGACCTCGGCACGGCCGCCCGCTTCGCCGACCGGCTGGCCCTGATCGACCGGGGCCGCATCGTCGCCGACGGCCCGCCCCAGAGCGTGCTTGTACCGGGCAGACTCTCCGATGTCTACGCCACGCCGCTCAGCGTCCACACCGTGGCCGGTGAGATCGTCGTCTTACCTGCACCCCGCACGCGACAGGAGCACCTCCCGTGA
- a CDS encoding adenosylcobinamide-GDP ribazoletransferase yields the protein MLSALSFLTIFGRPIPPSRHTFRWFAVVGGGIGAAVGGVHWGAHLLWPPLVAAAVVLAADLLLTGALHLDGLADSADGLGAQVDRARRLELMTEPGIGAFALAAGSVVLVARWALLAEGEIEFLAFVCVWATSRVLAATVPAFVGYARPGGLAEAFCAGSGRWLLAWPAPAAVGLYFVSGPLGPIAAGSAVMTCIGIAVLAKRRLGGFTGDILGAVIMLSETAALLTLVAAP from the coding sequence GTGCTGAGCGCGCTGTCGTTCCTGACGATCTTCGGGCGGCCGATTCCGCCGAGTCGGCACACGTTCCGGTGGTTCGCCGTCGTAGGTGGCGGGATCGGGGCAGCCGTCGGGGGCGTCCACTGGGGGGCCCACCTGCTGTGGCCGCCGCTCGTTGCCGCTGCCGTCGTCCTGGCCGCGGACCTGCTGCTGACGGGAGCGCTGCACCTGGACGGCCTGGCCGACTCGGCCGACGGGCTGGGGGCGCAGGTGGACCGGGCCCGACGCCTGGAGTTGATGACCGAGCCCGGGATCGGCGCCTTCGCCCTCGCTGCGGGCAGCGTCGTGCTCGTGGCCCGCTGGGCGCTGCTCGCGGAGGGGGAGATCGAGTTCCTGGCGTTCGTGTGCGTCTGGGCGACGAGCCGCGTCCTCGCCGCGACAGTGCCGGCCTTCGTCGGCTACGCCAGGCCCGGCGGGCTGGCCGAGGCGTTCTGCGCCGGTTCCGGGCGCTGGTTGCTTGCGTGGCCGGCGCCCGCGGCGGTGGGGCTCTACTTCGTGAGTGGCCCGCTCGGTCCGATCGCGGCGGGCTCCGCCGTCATGACCTGCATCGGGATCGCCGTCCTCGCCAAGCGGCGACTCGGCGGATTCACCGGAGACATCCTCGGCGCGGTGATCATGCTGAGCGAGACGGCCGCATTGCTGACCCTCGTGGCCGCGCCGTGA